A single genomic interval of Sphingopyxis sp. CCNWLW2 harbors:
- the rimM gene encoding ribosome maturation factor RimM (Essential for efficient processing of 16S rRNA): MADASRPVTLAAIAGAHGVRGEVRLKLFGEGAESLRAFSVFDAGDRKLTLKSVRPANQGAVATFAEITDRSGAEALRGTVLTVPRSALPPLGEGEYYHHDLLGLPCVSTDGTAIGHVAAIDNFGAGDILEIEKPDRKRFMVPMTAQAVPAWTDEVVTVNAAFVE, translated from the coding sequence TTGGCCGACGCGTCGCGCCCCGTCACCCTCGCCGCCATCGCCGGCGCGCACGGGGTGCGGGGCGAGGTGCGTCTCAAATTATTTGGCGAAGGCGCGGAGTCTCTCCGCGCCTTTTCCGTTTTCGACGCGGGCGACCGCAAGCTTACGTTGAAATCGGTGCGCCCCGCCAATCAGGGCGCGGTCGCGACCTTTGCCGAAATCACCGACCGCAGCGGCGCCGAAGCGCTGCGCGGCACCGTGCTCACCGTCCCGCGCTCGGCGCTGCCGCCCCTGGGCGAGGGCGAATATTACCACCACGACCTGCTCGGCCTGCCGTGCGTGTCGACCGATGGCACGGCGATCGGCCATGTCGCCGCGATCGACAATTTCGGCGCGGGCGACATCCTCGAAATCGAAAAGCCCGACCGCAAGCGCTTCATGGTGCCGATGACCGCACAGGCGGTGCCGGCATGGACCGACGAGGTCGTGACCGTGAACGCGGCGTTCGTCGAATAG
- a CDS encoding inner membrane-spanning protein YciB has translation MSDQLDQIDQLPGGPEAVPAPPPAKHGWLNFVIDFGPLLVFFLAYKFSSGGEGAFAATTAAIKGTVAFMVAIVVAMVVSKWKLGKISPMLWMSSILVLGFGALTIWFHDERFIVMKPTIIYGAFAALLLGGYWFKKPMLKYLLQSALEGLTDRGWLLLSRNWGIFFAALGIANHVMYELIQTKQMSFDLWLTIKVWGVTALSFLFTFSQVPVMLKNGLAVPEEAGTDKS, from the coding sequence ATGAGCGATCAGCTCGACCAGATCGACCAGCTGCCGGGTGGCCCCGAGGCGGTCCCGGCTCCCCCGCCGGCGAAACATGGCTGGCTCAACTTCGTGATCGATTTCGGGCCTTTGCTGGTCTTCTTCCTCGCCTATAAATTCTCTTCCGGAGGCGAAGGCGCATTCGCGGCGACGACCGCGGCGATCAAGGGCACCGTCGCCTTCATGGTCGCGATCGTCGTCGCGATGGTCGTGTCGAAATGGAAGCTCGGCAAGATTTCGCCGATGCTGTGGATGTCGAGCATCCTCGTCCTCGGCTTCGGCGCGCTGACCATCTGGTTCCACGACGAGCGCTTCATCGTGATGAAGCCGACGATCATCTATGGCGCTTTCGCGGCGCTGCTGCTCGGCGGTTACTGGTTCAAGAAGCCGATGCTCAAATATCTGCTGCAATCGGCGCTCGAGGGGCTCACCGACCGCGGCTGGCTGCTGCTGTCGCGCAACTGGGGGATTTTCTTTGCCGCGCTCGGTATCGCCAACCATGTAATGTACGAGCTGATCCAGACGAAGCAGATGAGCTTCGACCTGTGGCTGACGATCAAGGTCTGGGGCGTCACCGCCCTCTCCTTCCTCTTCACTTTCAGCCAGGTCCCGGTGATGCTGAAGAACGGCCTCGCCGTTCCCGAAGAGGCCGGAACCGACAAAAGTTGA
- a CDS encoding MiaB/RimO family radical SAM methylthiotransferase, whose protein sequence is MSASLVDRQEVVNFGCRLNIAEGEGVRAAVRAAGVRDTIVFNSCAVTDEAVRQARQAVRRALRERPGAEVVVTGCAAELERDAFQAMGARVVSNDAKGLAESYQNAASPRRVSGVTCLPTRPISGGLQLEPAGDGPLPSQGHASRSYAPALSGADHARAFLGVQTGCSHSCTFCATVLARGTARSASVDAVVASAQTALDRGQREIILTGVDLASYGDDSGTTLAALVEALLALPVERLRLSSLDPDRIDDALFALLTQEVRVMPHVHLSLQAGDDMVLTRMKRRHRRADAVRLIERLKAARAEIAIGADLIAGFPTEDDAMFANSLALIDDCDIVFGHIFPYSPRAGTPAARMPQVGRTIARERAAILREANARRRQDWLDTQVGRTVSMLVERDSVSGHAENFAAVALTAPAAPGTIIDVRLTARDGDRMIAIPTQAKDIAA, encoded by the coding sequence ATGAGCGCTTCCCTCGTCGACCGGCAAGAGGTCGTCAATTTCGGTTGCCGGCTGAACATCGCCGAGGGCGAAGGGGTTCGCGCGGCCGTGCGCGCCGCGGGCGTGCGCGATACGATCGTCTTCAACAGCTGCGCGGTGACCGACGAGGCGGTGCGGCAGGCGCGGCAGGCGGTGCGGCGCGCGCTGCGCGAGCGGCCGGGCGCCGAGGTCGTGGTCACCGGATGCGCGGCGGAGCTGGAGCGAGATGCATTCCAGGCGATGGGCGCGCGGGTGGTGTCCAATGATGCGAAGGGTTTGGCTGAGAGCTATCAAAACGCCGCGTCCCCGCGAAGGGTGTCGGGAGTCACGTGCCTCCCGACACGACCCATCTCCGGTGGGCTCCAACTCGAACCGGCGGGAGATGGGCCCCTGCCTTCGCAGGGGCACGCTTCTCGTTCCTATGCCCCCGCCCTCTCCGGCGCCGACCATGCCCGCGCGTTCCTTGGCGTCCAGACAGGCTGCTCGCACAGCTGCACCTTTTGCGCGACGGTGCTCGCGCGCGGCACGGCGCGGTCGGCGAGCGTCGATGCCGTGGTTGCCTCCGCGCAAACCGCACTCGACCGCGGGCAGCGCGAAATCATCCTGACCGGGGTCGACCTCGCCAGCTATGGCGACGACAGCGGCACGACATTGGCCGCGCTGGTCGAGGCGTTGCTGGCGCTGCCGGTCGAGCGCCTCCGCCTCTCGTCGCTCGACCCGGACCGGATCGACGACGCGCTATTCGCCCTGCTCACGCAGGAGGTGCGCGTGATGCCGCATGTCCATCTGTCGCTGCAGGCCGGCGACGATATGGTGCTGACGCGCATGAAGCGCCGCCATCGCCGCGCCGACGCGGTGCGCCTGATCGAGCGATTGAAGGCCGCGCGCGCCGAGATCGCGATCGGCGCCGACCTGATCGCGGGCTTTCCGACCGAGGATGACGCGATGTTCGCGAACTCGCTGGCGCTGATCGACGATTGCGACATCGTCTTCGGGCATATCTTTCCGTACAGCCCGCGCGCCGGGACGCCCGCCGCGCGGATGCCGCAGGTCGGGCGCACGATCGCACGCGAGCGCGCGGCGATCCTGCGCGAGGCCAATGCGCGGCGACGTCAGGACTGGCTCGATACACAGGTCGGCCGCACCGTATCGATGCTCGTCGAGCGCGACAGCGTCAGCGGCCATGCCGAAAATTTCGCCGCCGTGGCGCTGACCGCACCCGCGGCGCCCGGCACCATCATTGACGTGCGCCTGACCGCACGCGACGGCGACCGGATGATCGCCATCCCCACGCAAGCAAAGGATATCGCGGCATGA
- a CDS encoding putative bifunctional diguanylate cyclase/phosphodiesterase has protein sequence MTSTPKPFDRSEGAKRDIIAGGIVVAAILLFVGTGSNVMQAAVRALIGIGGGPDRALATAVILNVALILFGWRRYKDLNREILERTEAEQRARYLADTDPLTGFLNRRALLATGQRQIASAIAEKRQVALFLLDLDHFKTVNDIHGHAAGDRVLQVAAERISAVLPPNATKARLGGDEFVAMLVFEPAARADVDALAAELVMALDNSVTHDAQQIRVGASLGISLASDASVTMETMVRQADIAMYHCKDEGRNRFCWFEAGMEMAVQVRNQIETGIRDGMPRGEFVPHFEPQVDIASGRLIGFEMLMRWESPEYGMIPPERFIPVAEESGLIGELSLQVIREAMEVAKRWDPTIMLAVNISPQQLKDPWFSQKLTKLLVEVGFPAAQLEVEITESSLFENLPLVRSIVTSLKNQGVSLSLDDFGTGYSSLSHLRALPFDRIKIDRSFVAAMRGSPDAQAIVVAIVRLGESLAMPITAEGVEDEATAIELTRLGCSKGQGWYFGRAASAADTERLLADRGLLRTPMAPPAGPDASEDAPLRKTA, from the coding sequence ATGACATCGACGCCGAAGCCATTCGACCGCAGCGAGGGCGCCAAACGCGACATCATAGCCGGCGGCATCGTCGTCGCCGCGATCCTGTTGTTCGTGGGGACGGGCAGCAATGTGATGCAGGCGGCCGTTCGCGCGCTGATCGGCATCGGCGGCGGCCCCGACCGCGCGCTGGCGACGGCGGTGATTCTCAATGTCGCGCTGATCCTGTTCGGCTGGCGCCGCTACAAGGATCTCAATCGCGAAATCCTCGAGCGTACCGAGGCCGAGCAGCGCGCGCGCTACCTCGCCGACACCGACCCGCTGACGGGCTTCCTCAATCGCCGGGCGCTGCTCGCGACGGGGCAGCGCCAGATCGCGAGTGCGATCGCCGAAAAGCGTCAGGTCGCGTTGTTCCTGCTCGATCTCGACCATTTCAAGACCGTCAACGACATCCACGGCCATGCCGCGGGCGACCGCGTGCTGCAGGTCGCCGCCGAGCGCATCTCGGCCGTGTTGCCGCCCAACGCCACCAAGGCGCGGCTCGGCGGCGACGAATTCGTCGCGATGCTGGTGTTCGAACCCGCGGCGCGCGCCGACGTCGATGCACTCGCCGCCGAACTCGTCATGGCGCTCGACAATAGCGTCACGCACGACGCGCAGCAGATCCGGGTCGGCGCGTCGCTCGGCATCTCGCTCGCCAGCGATGCCAGCGTCACGATGGAAACCATGGTCCGCCAGGCCGACATCGCGATGTATCATTGCAAGGACGAGGGCCGGAACCGCTTCTGCTGGTTCGAGGCCGGGATGGAGATGGCGGTACAGGTCCGCAACCAGATTGAAACCGGCATCCGCGACGGCATGCCGCGCGGCGAATTCGTCCCGCATTTCGAACCGCAGGTCGACATCGCCAGCGGGCGCCTGATCGGCTTCGAAATGCTGATGCGGTGGGAATCGCCCGAATATGGCATGATCCCGCCCGAACGCTTCATCCCGGTCGCCGAGGAAAGCGGACTGATCGGCGAATTGTCGCTGCAGGTGATCCGCGAGGCGATGGAGGTCGCCAAGCGCTGGGATCCGACGATCATGCTCGCGGTCAACATCTCGCCGCAGCAGCTGAAAGACCCGTGGTTCAGCCAGAAGCTCACCAAGCTGCTCGTCGAGGTCGGATTCCCGGCCGCGCAGCTCGAGGTCGAGATCACCGAAAGCTCTTTGTTCGAGAATCTGCCGCTGGTGCGATCGATCGTCACCAGCCTCAAGAATCAGGGCGTGTCCTTGAGCCTCGACGATTTCGGCACCGGCTATAGTTCGCTGTCGCACCTGCGCGCGCTGCCGTTCGACCGGATCAAGATCGACCGCAGTTTCGTCGCCGCGATGCGCGGCAGTCCCGATGCACAGGCGATCGTCGTCGCGATCGTGCGGCTCGGCGAAAGCCTCGCCATGCCGATCACCGCCGAGGGCGTCGAGGATGAGGCGACCGCGATCGAACTGACACGCCTCGGCTGTTCAAAGGGGCAGGGTTGGTATTTCGGCCGCGCCGCGTCAGCGGCCGACACCGAACGGCTGCTCGCCGACCGCGGCCTGCTGCGCACGCCGATGGCGCCGCCCGCCGGCCCCGACGCCAGCGAGGACGCGCCGCTGCGCAAGACGGCCTGA
- the dapF gene encoding diaminopimelate epimerase, whose product MADRFTKMHGLGNDFVVIDAREHGVEMTPARAHAIADRRHGIGCDQLILLEPSASADVKMRIFNADGGEVEACGNATRCVATLIGKPAVIETLGGMLRVTPADGGAEVVLGEPEFDWEHIPLAMPMDTRDMPVAWDELEHGAGVNVGNPHIVFFVPEADAVALDELGPRIETDPLFPERVNVNVASLDGENQLQLRVWERGVGLTQACGTGACATAVAAIRAGLVQSPVTVSLPGGDLVIRWAPGEPIVMSGAATRVYEGETDWAQFG is encoded by the coding sequence ATGGCAGACCGCTTCACCAAGATGCACGGCCTCGGCAACGACTTTGTCGTGATCGACGCGCGCGAGCATGGCGTCGAAATGACGCCGGCGCGCGCGCATGCGATCGCCGACCGCCGTCACGGCATCGGGTGCGACCAGCTGATCCTGCTCGAACCCTCGGCCAGCGCGGACGTGAAAATGCGCATCTTCAACGCCGACGGCGGCGAGGTCGAGGCGTGCGGCAATGCGACGCGCTGCGTCGCGACGCTGATCGGCAAGCCCGCGGTGATCGAGACGCTGGGCGGCATGCTGCGCGTCACCCCTGCCGACGGCGGTGCCGAGGTCGTGCTGGGCGAACCCGAATTCGACTGGGAGCATATCCCGCTCGCGATGCCGATGGACACGCGCGACATGCCCGTCGCGTGGGACGAGCTGGAGCATGGCGCCGGGGTCAATGTCGGCAATCCGCACATCGTTTTCTTTGTGCCCGAGGCCGACGCCGTCGCGCTCGACGAACTCGGCCCGCGGATCGAGACCGACCCGCTGTTTCCCGAACGCGTCAACGTCAATGTCGCGAGCCTCGACGGCGAGAACCAGCTGCAACTGCGCGTCTGGGAACGCGGCGTCGGGCTGACGCAGGCGTGCGGCACCGGCGCGTGCGCGACCGCGGTTGCCGCGATCCGCGCGGGACTCGTCCAGTCGCCGGTGACGGTGTCGCTGCCCGGCGGCGACCTCGTCATCCGCTGGGCGCCCGGCGAGCCGATCGTGATGAGCGGCGCCGCGACGCGCGTCTATGAGGGCGAGACCGACTGGGCGCAGTTCGGATGA
- the ftsY gene encoding signal recognition particle-docking protein FtsY encodes MTGQSWSERLLGGFRRTSERLGENLAGLTGKARLDEDDLDRIEEALITADLGPAMAERIRSRLAERRDIAANGTEELRKVVAEEIAAVLRPVAEPLDIDAFPRPQVILVIGVNGSGKTTTIAKLAHLFQEQDYGVMLVAGDTFRAAAIGQLKVWAERLGVPIMAGPEGGDSAGIVFDAVKQATATGIDVLIVDTAGRLQNKRELMDELAKIKRVLGRLNPAAPHDVVLVLDATTGQNALSQIDVFREVAGVTGLVMTKLDGTARGGVLVSAAERHGLPIHAIGIGETIDDLRPFDADEIAGIIAGNIR; translated from the coding sequence ATGACCGGCCAAAGCTGGAGCGAACGGCTGCTCGGCGGATTTCGCCGCACGTCGGAACGGCTCGGCGAAAATCTCGCCGGACTGACCGGCAAGGCGCGGCTCGACGAGGATGATCTCGACCGCATCGAGGAGGCGCTGATCACCGCCGACCTTGGTCCCGCGATGGCCGAGCGCATCCGGAGCCGCCTCGCCGAGCGCCGCGACATCGCCGCGAACGGCACCGAGGAATTGCGCAAGGTCGTCGCCGAAGAGATTGCGGCCGTGCTGCGCCCCGTCGCCGAACCGCTCGACATCGACGCCTTTCCGCGCCCGCAGGTCATCCTCGTGATCGGGGTCAACGGGTCGGGCAAGACGACGACGATCGCCAAGCTCGCGCACCTGTTCCAGGAACAGGATTATGGCGTGATGCTCGTCGCGGGCGACACCTTCCGCGCCGCCGCGATCGGCCAGCTCAAGGTCTGGGCCGAACGGCTCGGCGTGCCGATCATGGCGGGGCCCGAGGGCGGCGACAGCGCCGGCATCGTGTTCGATGCGGTCAAACAGGCGACCGCGACCGGCATCGACGTGCTGATCGTCGACACCGCCGGGCGCCTCCAGAACAAGCGCGAGCTGATGGACGAGCTCGCCAAGATCAAGCGCGTGCTCGGCCGCCTCAACCCCGCCGCGCCGCACGATGTCGTGCTCGTGCTCGACGCGACGACGGGGCAGAATGCGCTGTCGCAGATCGACGTGTTCCGCGAGGTCGCGGGCGTCACCGGCCTCGTGATGACCAAGCTCGACGGCACCGCGCGCGGCGGCGTGCTCGTCTCCGCCGCCGAGCGCCACGGGCTTCCGATCCACGCGATCGGGATCGGTGAAACCATCGACGACCTTCGCCCGTTCGATGCCGACGAGATCGCGGGAATTATTGCAGGAAATATCCGATGA
- a CDS encoding LysR substrate-binding domain-containing protein, with the protein MSRLPPLAAVRTFEAAGRLQNFSRAAEELGLTQAAVSYQIRQLEDRLGRALFVREKGRVRLSETGQRLLPAISNAFATMGDAFAALGSDEADVLTINAATSFGGTWLSARIGSFQLQYPELAVRMAMSNDLIDFDASNVDVAIRIGKGVWPGLRADFLMRQYLAPIASPAFIEEHDIREPADLLRVQRLAPNDSWWAEWFALAGVARPPASTRRGIELDSQLQEGSAVQAGFGVAMMTPLYWQGELASGRLVQPFDTLYVSASSGMWLVHRDNRVGVRKIERFREWLHAEIDKDRHLLSDALLKPPS; encoded by the coding sequence ATGTCCCGCCTGCCGCCCCTCGCCGCCGTGCGCACCTTCGAAGCCGCTGGCCGTTTGCAGAATTTCTCGCGCGCCGCCGAGGAGCTGGGGTTGACGCAGGCCGCAGTCAGTTATCAAATCCGCCAATTGGAGGACCGACTCGGCCGCGCGCTCTTCGTGCGGGAGAAAGGCCGCGTGCGCCTCTCCGAAACCGGGCAGCGGCTGCTCCCCGCGATCAGCAACGCCTTCGCGACGATGGGCGACGCCTTCGCCGCGCTCGGCAGCGACGAGGCGGACGTGTTGACGATCAACGCCGCGACCAGCTTCGGCGGCACTTGGCTCAGCGCGCGCATCGGCAGCTTCCAGCTCCAATATCCCGAACTCGCGGTGCGCATGGCGATGAGCAACGATCTGATCGACTTCGATGCTTCGAACGTCGACGTCGCGATCCGCATCGGCAAGGGGGTGTGGCCCGGGCTGCGTGCCGATTTCCTGATGCGCCAATATCTCGCGCCGATCGCTTCGCCGGCCTTTATCGAAGAACATGACATTCGCGAGCCCGCCGACCTGCTCCGCGTCCAGCGGCTCGCGCCGAACGACAGCTGGTGGGCCGAATGGTTCGCCTTGGCCGGCGTGGCGAGGCCGCCGGCGTCGACCCGGCGCGGGATCGAACTCGACAGCCAGTTGCAGGAAGGCAGCGCGGTACAGGCGGGCTTCGGCGTCGCGATGATGACCCCGCTCTATTGGCAGGGCGAGCTCGCGAGCGGGCGGCTGGTCCAGCCCTTCGACACGCTCTATGTTTCGGCCTCGTCGGGCATGTGGCTCGTCCACCGCGACAACCGTGTCGGCGTGCGCAAGATCGAGCGCTTCCGCGAATGGCTGCACGCCGAAATCGACAAGGATCGCCACCTGCTGTCCGACGCGCTATTGAAGCCGCCGTCATGA
- the ffh gene encoding signal recognition particle protein: MFDSLSNRLGDVFGKLRGRGALTEADVRAAMREVRIALLEADVALPVVRSFVDQVTELAIGQNVLRSVTPGQQVVKIVSDALTEMLGSETAELEIAVTPPAVIMMVGLQGSGKTTTTAKIAKRLKEKERKKVLMASLDVNRPAAQEQLAVLGQQIDVATLPIVAGQQPVEIAQRALQAAKLQGYDVLMLDTAGRLHVDQQLMDEMQAVSRTANPAETLLVVDSLTGQDAVQVAQRFTDQVPLTGVVLTRMDGDARGGAALSMRAVTGKPIKFAGTGEKLDGLELFQPSRIAGRILGMGDVVSLVERAAETIQAEEAEAMAAKMAKGIFDLNDLRTQLNQMRRMGGLGALAGMIPGIKKAQAQMAAGAADDKMLIHFDAIMGSMTPKERAKPEILTAKRKIRIANGSGTTVQQVNKVLKMHQEMASAMKKIRKMGGLKGLGALFGKGGGIPGMGGMGGGGGLPGLGGGGSIPPELANLMNKKK; the protein is encoded by the coding sequence GTGTTCGATAGTCTGAGCAATCGGCTTGGCGATGTTTTCGGGAAGCTCCGCGGCCGCGGCGCGCTGACCGAGGCCGACGTGCGCGCGGCGATGCGCGAAGTGCGAATCGCCCTGCTTGAGGCCGACGTCGCGCTGCCCGTCGTGCGCAGCTTCGTCGACCAGGTCACCGAACTCGCGATCGGCCAGAATGTCCTGCGCTCGGTCACGCCGGGGCAGCAGGTCGTCAAGATCGTCAGCGACGCGCTGACCGAAATGCTCGGCTCCGAAACCGCCGAGCTCGAAATCGCCGTCACCCCGCCCGCCGTCATTATGATGGTCGGTCTGCAGGGCTCGGGTAAAACGACGACCACCGCGAAGATCGCGAAGCGGCTCAAGGAAAAAGAGCGCAAGAAGGTGCTGATGGCGTCGCTCGACGTCAATCGCCCCGCCGCGCAGGAACAGCTCGCCGTCCTCGGTCAGCAGATCGACGTCGCGACCCTGCCGATCGTCGCGGGGCAGCAGCCGGTCGAAATCGCGCAGCGCGCGCTGCAGGCCGCGAAGCTCCAGGGCTATGACGTCCTGATGCTCGACACAGCGGGCCGTCTCCACGTCGACCAGCAATTGATGGACGAGATGCAGGCGGTGTCGCGTACGGCGAACCCCGCCGAAACCTTGCTCGTCGTCGACAGCCTGACGGGTCAGGACGCGGTGCAGGTCGCGCAGCGCTTCACCGATCAGGTGCCGCTCACCGGCGTTGTGCTTACCCGCATGGACGGCGACGCGCGCGGCGGTGCCGCGCTCTCGATGCGCGCCGTCACCGGCAAGCCGATCAAATTCGCGGGCACGGGCGAAAAGCTCGACGGGCTCGAACTCTTCCAGCCGTCGCGCATCGCGGGCCGCATCCTCGGCATGGGCGACGTTGTCAGCCTCGTCGAGCGTGCCGCCGAGACGATCCAGGCCGAAGAGGCCGAGGCGATGGCGGCGAAGATGGCCAAGGGCATCTTCGACCTCAACGACCTCCGCACGCAATTGAACCAGATGCGCCGCATGGGCGGCCTCGGCGCGCTCGCGGGCATGATCCCCGGGATCAAGAAGGCGCAGGCGCAGATGGCGGCGGGCGCTGCCGACGACAAGATGCTCATCCACTTCGACGCGATCATGGGCTCGATGACTCCGAAAGAGCGCGCGAAGCCCGAAATCCTGACCGCGAAGCGCAAGATCCGCATCGCCAACGGGTCGGGCACAACGGTGCAGCAGGTCAACAAGGTGCTGAAGATGCACCAGGAAATGGCCAGCGCGATGAAGAAGATCCGCAAGATGGGCGGGCTCAAGGGGCTCGGCGCGCTGTTCGGCAAGGGCGGCGGCATTCCCGGAATGGGCGGCATGGGCGGCGGCGGTGGTCTCCCCGGCCTTGGCGGGGGCGGATCGATCCCGCCCGAGCTCGCTAATCTGATGAATAAAAAGAAATAA
- a CDS encoding serine hydrolase domain-containing protein, translating to MRWKSGFAFALMLTGAVPATAQETAPKTLDQLAPEIDALFAKFQAEQHVPGVVYGVVKDGKLAYVKGLGVQNITDKGAVTPDSLFRIASMTKAFTALSILKLRDDGKLRLDDLAEQYVPEMKGWTYPTKDSPRIRIRDLLQHVGGFVTDDPWGDRQQVLPQEDFTRMIAAGVPFSRVPQSQHEYSNFGYALLGRIVANASGMPYTAYVQRTILTPLGMTSSGFDAPKAPKARYALGYRWENDRWAAEPEMVDGAFNAMGGLQVSANDYAKWVAFLLSAWPARDDADTGPVKRATVREMAQGLNFTAVVNRTGTSGAAACKLSSAYGMGWRVAQDCDLGLTLAHGGGYPGYGSHVMLMPDHGIGVFALSNRTYAGPSGPAWDTAVAMDKAGLLETRAVPVSPAVADAYAAARAAYAAGDLGPLQGKLAMNFLLDRSADNWKAEFTKLKAEVGACPTDEPLAPTGAMSTAFRLNCAKGKLDGQLLLAPTAPVTIQALRFRVVPPEAR from the coding sequence ATGCGCTGGAAATCGGGTTTCGCTTTTGCTCTCATGCTTACAGGCGCGGTTCCCGCCACGGCGCAGGAAACGGCCCCCAAAACCCTCGACCAACTCGCCCCCGAAATCGACGCGCTTTTCGCCAAATTTCAGGCCGAACAGCATGTTCCGGGCGTCGTCTATGGCGTCGTCAAAGACGGCAAGCTCGCCTACGTGAAGGGCCTCGGCGTCCAGAATATCACCGACAAAGGTGCGGTGACCCCCGACAGCCTGTTCCGCATCGCCTCGATGACCAAGGCGTTCACCGCGCTCTCGATCCTGAAGCTGCGCGACGACGGCAAGCTCCGCCTCGACGACCTTGCCGAACAATATGTGCCCGAGATGAAGGGCTGGACCTATCCGACCAAGGACAGTCCGCGCATCCGCATTCGCGACCTGCTCCAGCATGTCGGCGGCTTCGTCACCGACGATCCGTGGGGCGACCGCCAGCAGGTGCTGCCGCAGGAGGATTTTACCCGGATGATCGCGGCGGGGGTGCCGTTCAGCCGCGTGCCGCAGAGCCAACATGAATATTCAAACTTCGGCTATGCCTTGCTCGGCCGGATCGTCGCCAATGCTTCGGGCATGCCGTACACGGCCTATGTCCAGCGGACGATCCTGACCCCGCTCGGCATGACGAGCAGCGGCTTCGACGCGCCGAAAGCCCCGAAAGCGCGCTACGCGCTCGGCTATCGCTGGGAAAACGATCGCTGGGCCGCCGAGCCCGAGATGGTCGACGGCGCATTCAACGCGATGGGCGGGTTGCAGGTCAGCGCGAACGACTATGCCAAATGGGTTGCCTTCCTGCTCTCCGCCTGGCCCGCGCGCGACGATGCCGACACCGGGCCGGTCAAGCGCGCAACGGTGCGCGAAATGGCGCAGGGGCTGAACTTCACCGCGGTGGTCAATCGGACCGGCACGAGCGGCGCCGCCGCGTGCAAGCTGTCGAGCGCCTACGGCATGGGCTGGCGCGTCGCGCAGGATTGCGACCTCGGCCTGACGCTCGCGCACGGCGGCGGTTATCCGGGTTATGGCAGCCATGTCATGCTGATGCCCGATCACGGCATCGGGGTCTTCGCGCTGTCGAACCGCACCTATGCCGGACCGTCAGGCCCCGCGTGGGACACCGCGGTCGCTATGGACAAGGCAGGGCTGCTCGAAACGCGCGCGGTGCCGGTGTCACCGGCGGTGGCGGACGCCTATGCGGCGGCCAGGGCGGCTTATGCTGCCGGCGACCTCGGCCCGCTGCAGGGCAAGCTCGCGATGAACTTCCTGCTCGACCGCTCGGCGGATAATTGGAAGGCCGAATTTACGAAGCTGAAGGCCGAGGTGGGGGCGTGCCCGACCGACGAACCGCTCGCGCCGACCGGCGCGATGTCGACCGCCTTCCGCCTTAACTGCGCGAAGGGCAAACTCGACGGGCAATTGCTGCTCGCGCCGACGGCGCCCGTCACGATCCAGGCACTGCGGTTCCGCGTCGTGCCGCCCGAGGCGCGCTGA
- a CDS encoding bifunctional transcriptional activator/DNA repair enzyme AdaA: protein MTPPDEPDLDFALCERVRYARDPAYDGIIFIAVKSTGIYCRPVCPVRQPLSRNVSYYRSAAAAERAGFRPCLRCRPETAPRSPAWNGTRATVDRALRLIEEGALDQADVEALAGRLGIGARHLTRLFRRHLDTTPLAAARTARIQRAKRLIDTTDLGMTDIALAAGFGSVRSFNAAFQQVYRRAPSMLKRRARR, encoded by the coding sequence ATGACGCCGCCCGACGAACCCGACCTCGATTTCGCGCTGTGCGAACGGGTGCGCTATGCGCGCGATCCGGCCTATGACGGAATTATCTTCATCGCGGTCAAATCGACCGGCATCTATTGCCGTCCGGTCTGCCCGGTGCGCCAGCCGCTCTCGCGCAACGTCAGCTATTATCGCAGCGCCGCGGCGGCCGAGCGCGCGGGCTTTCGCCCCTGCCTTCGCTGCCGGCCGGAGACGGCACCGCGCTCGCCGGCGTGGAACGGCACCCGCGCGACCGTCGATCGCGCGCTGCGGCTGATCGAGGAGGGTGCGCTCGATCAGGCAGACGTCGAGGCGCTGGCCGGGCGGCTCGGCATCGGCGCCCGCCACCTGACGCGGCTGTTCCGCCGCCATCTCGACACCACACCGCTGGCCGCCGCGCGCACGGCGCGCATCCAGCGCGCGAAGCGACTGATCGATACCACCGACCTGGGCATGACCGACATCGCGCTGGCGGCAGGCTTTGGCAGCGTGCGGTCGTTCAACGCCGCGTTCCAGCAGGTCTATCGCCGCGCGCCAAGCATGTTGAAGCGCCGCGCGAGGCGGTAA